A single region of the Chelonia mydas isolate rCheMyd1 chromosome 4, rCheMyd1.pri.v2, whole genome shotgun sequence genome encodes:
- the LOC102937840 gene encoding tyrosine-protein kinase TXK isoform X2 gives MILSTYHTIQSAFCCCCCSVQKRAVRTKLSLDNDEDLMAGYSMSQQLSYVSIQKHRHDRQFVQQSKRKPPPALPPHIPGEYEEKIRVIALYDFFAKGPCDLTLRKSEEYIILEKYDPHWWKARDQYGNEGLIPSNYVTENERNNLEAYEWYCKNITRNQAELLLRQESKEGAFMVRDSSQKGALTMSVYSRSSGSHSGNIRHYQIKQNHSEQYYVAEKHLFPSIPELIQYHQHNAAGLITRLRHPIGSMGSCLPATAGFSYEKWKINPSELTFMKEVGRGQFGIVHLGKWRALVKVAIKAINEGAMSEDDFIEEAKVMMKLSHPKLVQLYGVCIQNKPLYIVTEFMENGCLLNYLRQRQGRLNKEMLLSMCQDVCEGMEYLERNRFIHRDLAARNCLVNAKNIVKISDFGMTRYVLDDEYISSSGTKFPVKWSSPEVFHFNKYSSKSDVWSFETCRSPCFC, from the exons ATCACACCATCCAGTctgctttttgctgctgctgctgttcggTGCAGAAAAG AGCAGTGAGGACAAAGTTGAGCCTGGACAATGATGAAGACTTGATGGCTGGATACTCAATGTCACAACAGCTCTCCTATGTGTCTATCCAAAAGCACAGA CATGACAGGCAATTTGTTCAGCAATCAAAAAGGAAGCCACCACCAGCGTTACCCCCACACATCCCTGGAGAGTATGAAGAGAAAATCAGAGTCATTGCACTCTATGATTTTTTTGCCAAAGGACCCTGTGACTTAACACTCAGGAAATCAGAAGAATACATTATCCTTGAGAAGTATGACCCCCACTGGTGGAAGGCAAGAGACCAGTACGG taATGAAGGCCTAATTCCCAGCAATTATGTAACTGAGAACGAGCGAAATAATTTAGAAGCATATGA GTGGTACTGTAAAAACATAACCAGAAATCAGGCAGAACTTCTACTAAGGCAGGAG TCCAAAGAAGGGGCATTTATGGTCAGAGATTCAAGTCAAAAGGGAGCCCTCACAATGTCTGTGTATTCACGATCCAGTGG aagcCACAGTGGAAATATCCGACATTATCAAATTAAGCAAAACCATTCAGAACAGTATTATGTAGCAGAAAAGCACCTCTTTCCATCCATTCCTGAACTCATCCAGTATCACCAGCATAATGCAGCAG GTCTCATCACTCGCCTCCGACATCCAATTGGATCAATGGGAAGTTGTTTACCAGCAACGGCAGGATTTAGTTATG AGAAGTGGAAGATAAACCCATCTGAGCTGACTTTCATGAAAGAAGTTGGGCGTGGCCAGTTTGGAATAGTTCATCTGGGTAAATGGAGAGCACTTGTCAAAGTTGCCATTAAGGCGATCAATGAAGGTGCAATGTCTGAAGATGATTTCATTGAGGAAGCCAAAGTCATGAT GAAATTATCCCACCCAAAGCTGGTACAGCTTTATGGAGTGTGCATACAGAACAAGCCTCTCTACATAGTGACCGAGTTCATGGAAAATGGCTGCCTGCTCAATTACCTTCGGCAAAGACAGGGGAGGCTTAACAAAGAAATGCTACTAAGCATGTGCCAGGATGTCTGTGAAGGGATGGAGTATCTAGAACGAAATAGATTTATTCATCGTGATTTA GCTGCAAGGAACTGTTTAGTCAATGCCAAGAATATAGTTAAAATATCTGACTTTGGAATGACAAG ATATGTTCTAGATGATGAATATATCAGCTCTTCAGGTACCAAATTTCCAGTCAAATGGTCATCTCCTGAAGTTTTTCATTTCAACAAGTACAGCAGCAAGTCTGATGTCTGGTCATTTG AAACCTGCAGGTCGCCCTGCTTTTGCTGA
- the LOC102937840 gene encoding tyrosine-protein kinase TXK isoform X1, whose product MILSTYHTIQSAFCCCCCSVQKRAVRTKLSLDNDEDLMAGYSMSQQLSYVSIQKHRHDRQFVQQSKRKPPPALPPHIPGEYEEKIRVIALYDFFAKGPCDLTLRKSEEYIILEKYDPHWWKARDQYGNEGLIPSNYVTENERNNLEAYEWYCKNITRNQAELLLRQESKEGAFMVRDSSQKGALTMSVYSRSSGSHSGNIRHYQIKQNHSEQYYVAEKHLFPSIPELIQYHQHNAAGLITRLRHPIGSMGSCLPATAGFSYEKWKINPSELTFMKEVGRGQFGIVHLGKWRALVKVAIKAINEGAMSEDDFIEEAKVMMKLSHPKLVQLYGVCIQNKPLYIVTEFMENGCLLNYLRQRQGRLNKEMLLSMCQDVCEGMEYLERNRFIHRDLAARNCLVNAKNIVKISDFGMTRYVLDDEYISSSGTKFPVKWSSPEVFHFNKYSSKSDVWSFGVLMWEVFTEGKMPFENKSNSEVVHEISEGYRLYQPYLASLTVYKIMYSCWHEKPAGRPAFAELLQTLTDIAETG is encoded by the exons ATCACACCATCCAGTctgctttttgctgctgctgctgttcggTGCAGAAAAG AGCAGTGAGGACAAAGTTGAGCCTGGACAATGATGAAGACTTGATGGCTGGATACTCAATGTCACAACAGCTCTCCTATGTGTCTATCCAAAAGCACAGA CATGACAGGCAATTTGTTCAGCAATCAAAAAGGAAGCCACCACCAGCGTTACCCCCACACATCCCTGGAGAGTATGAAGAGAAAATCAGAGTCATTGCACTCTATGATTTTTTTGCCAAAGGACCCTGTGACTTAACACTCAGGAAATCAGAAGAATACATTATCCTTGAGAAGTATGACCCCCACTGGTGGAAGGCAAGAGACCAGTACGG taATGAAGGCCTAATTCCCAGCAATTATGTAACTGAGAACGAGCGAAATAATTTAGAAGCATATGA GTGGTACTGTAAAAACATAACCAGAAATCAGGCAGAACTTCTACTAAGGCAGGAG TCCAAAGAAGGGGCATTTATGGTCAGAGATTCAAGTCAAAAGGGAGCCCTCACAATGTCTGTGTATTCACGATCCAGTGG aagcCACAGTGGAAATATCCGACATTATCAAATTAAGCAAAACCATTCAGAACAGTATTATGTAGCAGAAAAGCACCTCTTTCCATCCATTCCTGAACTCATCCAGTATCACCAGCATAATGCAGCAG GTCTCATCACTCGCCTCCGACATCCAATTGGATCAATGGGAAGTTGTTTACCAGCAACGGCAGGATTTAGTTATG AGAAGTGGAAGATAAACCCATCTGAGCTGACTTTCATGAAAGAAGTTGGGCGTGGCCAGTTTGGAATAGTTCATCTGGGTAAATGGAGAGCACTTGTCAAAGTTGCCATTAAGGCGATCAATGAAGGTGCAATGTCTGAAGATGATTTCATTGAGGAAGCCAAAGTCATGAT GAAATTATCCCACCCAAAGCTGGTACAGCTTTATGGAGTGTGCATACAGAACAAGCCTCTCTACATAGTGACCGAGTTCATGGAAAATGGCTGCCTGCTCAATTACCTTCGGCAAAGACAGGGGAGGCTTAACAAAGAAATGCTACTAAGCATGTGCCAGGATGTCTGTGAAGGGATGGAGTATCTAGAACGAAATAGATTTATTCATCGTGATTTA GCTGCAAGGAACTGTTTAGTCAATGCCAAGAATATAGTTAAAATATCTGACTTTGGAATGACAAG ATATGTTCTAGATGATGAATATATCAGCTCTTCAGGTACCAAATTTCCAGTCAAATGGTCATCTCCTGAAGTTTTTCATTTCAACAAGTACAGCAGCAAGTCTGATGTCTGGTCATTTG GAGTTTTAATGTGGGAAGTTTTTACAGAGGGcaaaatgccttttgaaaataaGTCAAATTCTGAAGTTGTCCATGAGATTTCCGAAGGTTACAGACTTTATCAACCATATCTGGCATCACTCACTGTGTACAAAATCATGTACAGCTGCTGGCATGAG AAACCTGCAGGTCGCCCTGCTTTTGCTGAGTTACTCCAGACCCTCACAGATATAGCCGAGACTGGATAA
- the LOC102937840 gene encoding tyrosine-protein kinase TXK isoform X3: protein MILSTYHTIQSAFCCCCCSVQKRAVRTKLSLDNDEDLMAGYSMSQQLSYVSIQKHRHDRQFVQQSKRKPPPALPPHIPGEYEEKIRVIALYDFFAKGPCDLTLRKSEEYIILEKYDPHWWKARDQYGNEGLIPSNYVTENERNNLEAYEWYCKNITRNQAELLLRQESKEGAFMVRDSSQKGALTMSVYSRSSGSHSGNIRHYQIKQNHSEQYYVAEKHLFPSIPELIQYHQHNAAGLITRLRHPIGSMGSCLPATAGFSYEKWKINPSELTFMKEVGRGQFGIVHLGKWRALVKVAIKAINEGAMSEDDFIEEAKVMMKLSHPKLVQLYGVCIQNKPLYIVTEFMENGCLLNYLRQRQGRLNKEMLLSMCQDVCEGMEYLERNRFIHRDLAARNCLVNAKNIVKISDFGMTRNLQVALLLLSYSRPSQI from the exons ATCACACCATCCAGTctgctttttgctgctgctgctgttcggTGCAGAAAAG AGCAGTGAGGACAAAGTTGAGCCTGGACAATGATGAAGACTTGATGGCTGGATACTCAATGTCACAACAGCTCTCCTATGTGTCTATCCAAAAGCACAGA CATGACAGGCAATTTGTTCAGCAATCAAAAAGGAAGCCACCACCAGCGTTACCCCCACACATCCCTGGAGAGTATGAAGAGAAAATCAGAGTCATTGCACTCTATGATTTTTTTGCCAAAGGACCCTGTGACTTAACACTCAGGAAATCAGAAGAATACATTATCCTTGAGAAGTATGACCCCCACTGGTGGAAGGCAAGAGACCAGTACGG taATGAAGGCCTAATTCCCAGCAATTATGTAACTGAGAACGAGCGAAATAATTTAGAAGCATATGA GTGGTACTGTAAAAACATAACCAGAAATCAGGCAGAACTTCTACTAAGGCAGGAG TCCAAAGAAGGGGCATTTATGGTCAGAGATTCAAGTCAAAAGGGAGCCCTCACAATGTCTGTGTATTCACGATCCAGTGG aagcCACAGTGGAAATATCCGACATTATCAAATTAAGCAAAACCATTCAGAACAGTATTATGTAGCAGAAAAGCACCTCTTTCCATCCATTCCTGAACTCATCCAGTATCACCAGCATAATGCAGCAG GTCTCATCACTCGCCTCCGACATCCAATTGGATCAATGGGAAGTTGTTTACCAGCAACGGCAGGATTTAGTTATG AGAAGTGGAAGATAAACCCATCTGAGCTGACTTTCATGAAAGAAGTTGGGCGTGGCCAGTTTGGAATAGTTCATCTGGGTAAATGGAGAGCACTTGTCAAAGTTGCCATTAAGGCGATCAATGAAGGTGCAATGTCTGAAGATGATTTCATTGAGGAAGCCAAAGTCATGAT GAAATTATCCCACCCAAAGCTGGTACAGCTTTATGGAGTGTGCATACAGAACAAGCCTCTCTACATAGTGACCGAGTTCATGGAAAATGGCTGCCTGCTCAATTACCTTCGGCAAAGACAGGGGAGGCTTAACAAAGAAATGCTACTAAGCATGTGCCAGGATGTCTGTGAAGGGATGGAGTATCTAGAACGAAATAGATTTATTCATCGTGATTTA GCTGCAAGGAACTGTTTAGTCAATGCCAAGAATATAGTTAAAATATCTGACTTTGGAATGACAAG AAACCTGCAGGTCGCCCTGCTTTTGCTGAGTTACTCCAGACCCTCACAGATATAG